The following are encoded in a window of Clostridia bacterium genomic DNA:
- a CDS encoding rod shape-determining protein RodA, with protein sequence MYFVEKTRGLNYFRYYDYVLFISVLLLSGIGMVALYSATLSMDDFNMVVKQGVALGIGIVLSLAISFFDYKDFKTVGIIFYLISIVLLIYVIFKGTGATQWGSNSWMKVPVFGSFQPSEIAKITFVIVISTFLERLKEGQEQQGRNLLKFIIYSAIPIGLVILQKDYGTSMVFIFMFFIILYIYGLRYKYIFMGLIASIPCAVLAWIFLLNQKRKDRILTFIFPDLADPLSNGFHIKYAIRAIGSGKLSGKGIFQGIQTQRGIVPVKESDFIFTVIGEELGFIGCIVVVALIYIILMRCIYIAKNSRDLYGSFLVSGLTAMMGFHFIENIGMNIGILPITGVPLPFISQGGSAMVTNYIAIGIILSVSIRRKRTIFNSSQ encoded by the coding sequence ATGTATTTTGTTGAAAAAACCAGAGGCCTGAATTACTTCAGATATTATGATTATGTGTTGTTTATTTCAGTTTTACTTCTATCCGGAATAGGTATGGTTGCATTATACAGTGCAACTCTGTCAATGGATGATTTTAATATGGTAGTTAAGCAAGGTGTGGCTCTTGGTATAGGAATAGTGCTTTCTTTAGCAATAAGCTTTTTTGACTATAAAGATTTTAAAACCGTTGGAATCATATTTTATCTGATAAGTATTGTATTGCTTATATATGTCATTTTTAAAGGTACCGGAGCTACACAGTGGGGGAGCAACAGCTGGATGAAAGTGCCGGTTTTTGGGAGTTTTCAGCCATCAGAAATTGCAAAGATAACCTTTGTAATAGTAATTTCCACTTTCCTGGAAAGGTTAAAGGAAGGGCAGGAACAGCAAGGTAGAAATCTGTTGAAATTCATAATATATTCAGCTATACCTATTGGGTTGGTTATACTTCAAAAGGATTATGGTACTTCGATGGTGTTTATTTTTATGTTTTTTATCATACTATATATTTATGGATTACGGTATAAATATATATTTATGGGTCTGATTGCTTCCATACCCTGTGCAGTGTTAGCATGGATATTTCTTCTTAACCAAAAGAGAAAAGACAGAATTCTTACCTTTATTTTTCCCGATTTAGCTGACCCTTTAAGTAACGGTTTTCATATAAAATATGCAATAAGAGCTATCGGTTCCGGGAAATTATCCGGAAAAGGTATTTTTCAGGGGATACAGACACAGCGAGGCATAGTACCAGTAAAGGAATCCGACTTTATATTTACGGTAATTGGTGAAGAACTTGGCTTTATAGGTTGTATAGTAGTAGTAGCACTAATTTATATAATTCTGATGAGGTGCATATATATTGCTAAGAATTCAAGGGACTTATACGGCTCGTTCCTTGTATCGGGACTGACAGCTATGATGGGTTTCCATTTCATTGAAAATATCGGTATGAATATAGGCATACTTCCTATCACCGGCGTTCCTCTACCGTTTATAAGCCAGGGAGGAAGTGCCATGGTAACCAACTATATAGCCATTGGGATTATCTTAAGTGTTTCAA
- a CDS encoding aspartyl-phosphate phosphatase Spo0E family protein, with protein MVEVQIEALQNELNHLIDRGYNFTEVYELSVKLDKLILQYYNERKV; from the coding sequence ATGGTTGAAGTTCAAATTGAAGCGCTGCAAAATGAGTTGAACCATCTGATTGACAGAGGGTATAATTTTACGGAAGTGTATGAGTTGAGTGTCAAGCTGGATAAATTAATATTGCAGTACTACAATGAAAGAAAAGTTTAG